Proteins encoded within one genomic window of Chlorobaculum sp. MV4-Y:
- a CDS encoding DUF1015 domain-containing protein produces the protein MPEIAPFKGIVYGPDLSGDAANLICPPYDAIPPAMQQELYERSDYNAVRLELPSEADPYAAASSRLREWLESGVLTQDSETALYPCFQTFEDEHGVTRTRKGLFAALRLYDFSEGEVLPHERTLSGPKADRLKMFRETGANISSIFGLYADSSRRLDEAISEFAEQHEPLIDATIQGVRNRLWRVADPALISVAQSVLAEQKVYIADGHHRYETGIAYRNERAASNPGHTGREPYNYIMTYLSNIYDEGLLILPIHRLVHGIESFDPEHFIAQLDRWFTVWELPGRSALDEFLETGDSAKVFGIVLPGMTLGISLDPKPSEVLSTPVPEALQSLDVVVLHDLVLGQILGISSEAMARQSNLTYTSKTADVFEAVASGKAQVGIVLRPVRVEQVISVSVSGEAMPQKSTWFYPKVMTGMVFHALEKEV, from the coding sequence ATGCCTGAAATCGCGCCGTTCAAGGGGATTGTTTACGGCCCCGATCTCTCCGGGGACGCTGCAAACCTGATTTGTCCGCCATACGACGCCATCCCGCCAGCCATGCAGCAGGAGCTGTATGAGCGTTCCGACTACAACGCCGTGCGGCTGGAGCTGCCGTCCGAGGCCGATCCCTACGCTGCGGCGTCGAGCCGCCTTCGTGAGTGGCTGGAGTCCGGCGTTCTTACGCAGGATAGCGAGACCGCGCTCTATCCCTGCTTCCAGACTTTCGAGGACGAGCATGGCGTGACCCGCACCCGCAAGGGTCTGTTCGCCGCGCTTCGGCTGTACGATTTCTCCGAGGGTGAGGTGCTGCCGCACGAGCGCACGCTGTCGGGGCCAAAGGCTGACCGGCTGAAGATGTTCCGCGAGACAGGGGCGAACATCAGCAGCATTTTTGGCCTGTATGCCGATTCCTCCCGTCGGCTTGATGAAGCGATCAGCGAGTTTGCCGAGCAGCACGAGCCATTGATCGATGCTACCATCCAGGGTGTGCGCAACCGGCTGTGGCGTGTCGCCGATCCCGCGCTGATCTCCGTTGCGCAGTCGGTGCTTGCTGAACAGAAGGTCTACATCGCCGACGGTCATCACCGCTACGAAACCGGCATCGCGTACCGGAACGAGCGGGCAGCCTCAAATCCCGGTCATACCGGTCGGGAGCCATATAATTATATCATGACCTACCTGTCGAACATTTACGACGAGGGTCTCCTGATTCTGCCGATTCACCGTCTCGTGCACGGCATCGAGTCGTTCGATCCGGAGCATTTCATCGCGCAGCTCGACCGCTGGTTCACCGTATGGGAGCTGCCCGGCAGAAGCGCTCTCGACGAGTTTCTCGAGACGGGCGATTCTGCAAAGGTTTTTGGCATCGTGCTGCCCGGCATGACGCTCGGCATTTCGCTTGATCCGAAACCTTCCGAGGTGCTTTCGACGCCGGTGCCGGAAGCGTTGCAGAGCCTTGATGTGGTGGTGCTGCATGATCTGGTGCTCGGTCAGATTCTCGGCATTTCATCCGAGGCGATGGCGCGCCAGAGCAACCTCACCTACACGAGCAAAACGGCCGATGTGTTCGAGGCCGTGGCGTCGGGGAAGGCGCAGGTCGGCATTGTGCTCCGGCCTGTTCGGGTCGAGCAGGTGATCTCGGTCTCTGTTTCGGGCGAGGCGATGCCGCAGAAGTCCACCTGGTTCTACCCGAAGGTGATGACGGGCATGGTGTTCCATGCACTGGAGAAAGAGGTATGA
- the fusA gene encoding elongation factor G, with amino-acid sequence MQAVPMDQLRNIVVTGHSGTGKTMLCESFALCMGVINRLGSIEEGTTLSDYAADETERMHSLNTSLIHGVWNEKKINIIDTPGLLDFHGDVKSAMRVADTVLITVNAATGVEVGTDTVWEYTREYYKPTMFVLTKLDADRADYDTTIDALRDHFGSQVTPIQFPAEEGLGHHILIDVLLMKQLEFNPDKPDSMVVSEIPDLYRKKAEELHQQLVEAVAETDEELMNHFFEVGTLTEDELRAGIKSALITRTFFPVFCTSPLHLIGSERLLNAIVNICPSPIERGPEHAFCSVMNDEKLLPPDPDGATIAFIFKTMSEPRVGEISYIRVYSGHVESGHELIDVQTGQLEKLGQVYTMLGQKKIPVDKLLAGDIGMVVKLKNSHTNDTLADKGVDCRISPIIFPEPVLSSAIVPVTQGDEEKISAGLHHLHEEDPSFAIEHDVEFNQTILKTLGETHLDIIISRLRNKFNVQVEVAPVRIPYRETIRMSASAQGKFKKQSGGRGQYGDVWVRIEPLERDSGFEFASEVVGGVVPTRYIPAVEKGLRESITEGSLAGYPVVDLKAVVYDGSHHPVDSSEYAFKIAASMAFKAAIEKAKPLILEPIYSLTVQTPEQFTGEIVGDISSKRGRILGMDTETRFQVIKALIPQASLSTFHHALTRLTQSRARYNYTFSHYEEAPVEVANQLIAEKATKQ; translated from the coding sequence ATGCAAGCTGTTCCAATGGATCAATTGAGGAACATTGTCGTTACCGGCCATTCCGGCACCGGAAAAACCATGCTGTGCGAATCGTTCGCCCTCTGCATGGGAGTCATTAACCGGCTCGGCAGCATTGAAGAGGGTACGACTCTGTCAGATTACGCTGCCGACGAGACAGAGAGAATGCACAGTTTGAACACCAGCCTCATTCACGGCGTATGGAATGAGAAGAAAATCAACATCATCGATACCCCGGGACTGCTCGACTTCCACGGTGACGTCAAATCGGCCATGCGGGTCGCCGATACGGTGCTGATCACGGTCAATGCGGCAACTGGCGTAGAGGTCGGCACTGACACAGTATGGGAGTACACCAGGGAGTACTACAAGCCGACCATGTTCGTGCTCACCAAGCTTGACGCCGACCGCGCGGACTACGACACGACCATCGACGCCTTGCGCGACCACTTCGGTAGCCAGGTCACGCCGATCCAGTTTCCGGCTGAGGAGGGACTCGGACACCACATCCTGATCGACGTGCTTCTGATGAAGCAGCTCGAATTCAACCCCGACAAGCCCGACAGCATGGTGGTTTCCGAGATTCCCGACCTGTACCGCAAAAAGGCCGAAGAGCTGCACCAGCAACTGGTCGAAGCGGTCGCCGAAACCGACGAGGAGCTGATGAACCACTTTTTCGAGGTCGGCACGCTCACCGAAGACGAGCTTCGGGCCGGCATCAAATCGGCCCTCATCACCCGAACCTTCTTCCCCGTGTTCTGCACCTCCCCGCTCCACCTCATCGGCTCCGAAAGACTCCTGAACGCCATCGTCAACATCTGCCCCTCTCCCATCGAGCGCGGCCCGGAACATGCGTTCTGCTCGGTCATGAACGACGAAAAGCTGCTGCCTCCCGATCCCGACGGCGCGACCATCGCTTTTATTTTCAAAACCATGTCGGAGCCGAGAGTGGGCGAAATCTCCTACATTCGCGTTTATTCGGGGCACGTTGAGAGCGGACACGAACTGATCGACGTCCAGACCGGTCAACTCGAAAAGCTCGGGCAGGTCTACACAATGCTGGGACAGAAAAAGATTCCGGTGGACAAGCTGCTGGCAGGCGACATCGGCATGGTGGTCAAGCTAAAGAACTCGCACACCAACGACACGCTCGCCGACAAAGGGGTGGATTGCCGGATCAGCCCGATCATCTTTCCGGAACCGGTACTCTCCTCGGCCATCGTGCCGGTCACGCAGGGCGACGAAGAGAAGATATCCGCCGGTTTGCACCATCTCCATGAGGAGGATCCGAGCTTCGCCATCGAACATGACGTCGAGTTCAACCAGACCATCCTGAAAACGCTTGGAGAGACGCATCTCGACATCATCATCAGCCGCCTGCGAAACAAGTTCAATGTTCAGGTAGAGGTAGCGCCCGTACGGATTCCCTATCGTGAGACCATCAGGATGAGCGCGTCGGCGCAGGGTAAATTCAAAAAGCAATCGGGCGGACGCGGCCAGTACGGCGATGTATGGGTACGCATCGAACCGCTGGAACGCGACTCGGGCTTCGAGTTCGCCAGCGAGGTGGTCGGCGGCGTGGTTCCTACCCGCTACATTCCGGCGGTCGAAAAGGGATTGCGAGAATCGATCACCGAGGGCAGCCTTGCGGGATACCCCGTTGTCGATCTGAAAGCAGTAGTCTACGACGGTTCACATCATCCGGTAGACAGCTCGGAATATGCGTTCAAGATCGCCGCAAGTATGGCATTCAAGGCCGCAATCGAAAAGGCCAAACCACTGATTCTCGAACCGATCTACTCGCTGACCGTACAAACCCCCGAGCAGTTCACAGGCGAAATCGTGGGAGACATATCGAGCAAGCGGGGCAGGATTCTCGGCATGGACACCGAAACGCGCTTCCAGGTTATCAAGGCGCTCATTCCGCAGGCTTCACTTTCGACATTCCATCACGCACTGACAAGGCTGACCCAGAGCCGCGCTCGATACAACTACACCTTCAGCCATTACGAAGAAGCGCCGGTCGAAGTAGCAAACCAGCTCATCGCGGAGAAAGCAACGAAACAGTAG
- the tsaE gene encoding tRNA (adenosine(37)-N6)-threonylcarbamoyltransferase complex ATPase subunit type 1 TsaE, whose product MRGEFLSKSAEETREYARRFASGLKPGDTVCLTGPLGAGKTEFIRGITEAFGCEEQLSSPTFSLMNIYEGALRGQPFELHHFDLYRLESEKELDSAGFDDYLSGPFLSVVEWGERFASLDRRYTKRVQLFIAGESQRKIVIT is encoded by the coding sequence ATGAGGGGAGAGTTCCTGTCGAAATCTGCTGAAGAGACCCGCGAATATGCCCGGCGGTTCGCTTCCGGGCTGAAGCCTGGCGATACGGTGTGCCTGACCGGCCCGCTCGGCGCCGGAAAAACCGAGTTCATACGCGGCATCACCGAGGCGTTCGGCTGCGAGGAGCAGCTTTCCAGCCCGACCTTTTCGCTGATGAATATTTATGAAGGAGCTTTGCGGGGGCAGCCTTTTGAACTGCACCACTTCGATTTGTACCGGCTCGAATCGGAAAAGGAGCTTGATTCCGCCGGGTTCGACGACTATCTTTCCGGGCCTTTCCTGTCGGTGGTCGAGTGGGGCGAACGGTTCGCTTCGCTCGACAGGCGCTACACCAAACGTGTTCAGCTCTTCATCGCCGGGGAGAGTCAGCGGAAAATTGTCATAACCTGA
- the rsfS gene encoding ribosome silencing factor, whose product MSRSEHVASSGVKAREVAMSELLARRVAELSLEKKGEDVKILDVRGLTSVTDFFVIITADSERKAKAVTDYIVDEIKDEGERPMHIEGLDTLRWVLIDYVDVVVHIFQPDDRKFYDLESLWSDAPVTVVTAPEPSGEQELSED is encoded by the coding sequence ATGTCCCGTTCGGAACATGTGGCCTCTTCCGGCGTCAAAGCCCGCGAAGTGGCGATGAGTGAGTTGCTTGCCAGGAGAGTTGCGGAGTTGTCGCTTGAAAAGAAGGGTGAAGATGTCAAGATTCTGGATGTCCGCGGCCTGACGAGCGTGACCGATTTTTTTGTGATTATCACCGCCGACTCGGAGCGTAAAGCCAAGGCGGTAACCGATTATATTGTCGACGAGATCAAGGACGAGGGGGAGCGCCCGATGCACATCGAAGGTCTCGATACGCTGCGCTGGGTGCTGATCGATTATGTCGATGTTGTCGTGCACATCTTTCAGCCCGACGATCGCAAATTCTATGACCTCGAATCGCTCTGGTCAGATGCTCCGGTCACGGTCGTTACCGCTCCGGAGCCATCAGGCGAGCAGGAGCTGTCGGAAGACTGA
- a CDS encoding P-II family nitrogen regulator has product MKLITAIIQPDRLDHVREALIQADITRITVSRVSGHGRQEDIEYYRGQKIAPNLLPKVRLDIAVNDQFVNVTVDTIVAAARHESGEIGDGKIFITPMEECVRIRTNERGGSAI; this is encoded by the coding sequence ATGAAACTGATAACCGCCATCATACAGCCCGACAGGCTCGACCATGTTCGTGAAGCGCTGATTCAGGCTGATATTACAAGGATTACCGTCAGCAGGGTCTCTGGTCACGGACGCCAGGAGGATATCGAATACTACCGCGGCCAGAAAATCGCGCCGAACCTGCTCCCGAAAGTTCGTCTCGATATCGCCGTCAATGACCAGTTTGTCAATGTCACCGTTGATACCATCGTTGCCGCCGCAAGGCACGAAAGTGGCGAGATCGGTGATGGCAAGATTTTCATAACACCTATGGAGGAGTGTGTGAGGATCAGAACCAACGAGCGTGGAGGCAGCGCTATCTGA
- a CDS encoding tetratricopeptide repeat protein has protein sequence MHRAGNLNEAIRLYSKAIDNDNRFVMAYQMRAAIWQKLHQFQRAIADYTMVIELGEPLFQAAGYYNRGVVKNMRGHYAEAIPDFTQAINLDQKMAAAFFHRGIARIKTGDSTGTLQDFIRAARLGDPDAARWLDATTPDWKQMK, from the coding sequence ATGCACCGTGCAGGCAATCTCAATGAGGCGATCCGCTTGTACTCCAAGGCCATAGACAACGACAACCGCTTCGTGATGGCGTATCAGATGCGGGCCGCAATATGGCAAAAGCTGCACCAGTTTCAGAGAGCGATCGCCGACTACACCATGGTTATCGAACTCGGTGAACCCTTGTTCCAGGCAGCCGGTTACTACAATCGTGGCGTGGTCAAAAACATGAGAGGTCATTACGCTGAGGCCATCCCTGACTTCACCCAGGCCATAAATCTTGACCAGAAAATGGCGGCAGCGTTTTTCCATCGCGGTATTGCCCGGATCAAGACCGGCGACAGTACCGGCACACTCCAGGATTTCATCCGCGCTGCCCGGCTCGGAGATCCGGATGCGGCCCGCTGGCTCGACGCCACCACGCCTGACTGGAAACAGATGAAATAG
- a CDS encoding CTP synthase, translating to MARPKNVKHIFVTGGVISSLGKGILSASLGLLLKSRGLRVAIQKYDPYINVDPGTMSPYQHGEVYVTDDGAETDLDLGHYERFLDEPTSQASNLTMGRVYKSVIDKERRGEYLGGTVQVVPHVIDEIKEKMGDLAKNGSFDVLITEIGGTIGDIESLPFLEAMRQLKLELGEHNLLNIHLTFVPYIKAASELKTKPTQHSVKMLLETGIQPDILVCRSEKPLSREIKNKVGHFCNVHDLDVIGLNDCDTIYEVPLMLLKEQLDLRVMKKLGLKKFREPNMEYWKNFCEKVKHPKDGEITIGICGKYTEYPDAYKSIIESFVHAGASNDVRVSVKMLRAEDAEDPKFDISSAFKGISGLLVAPGFGDRGIEGKVRFVQYARENNIPFFGICLGMQCATIEFARNICDLPDANSTEFNKRARFPVIDLMEHQKKVKEKGGTMRLGSYPCILKEGSKAHEVYGKFLINERHRHRYEFNNQFRKLFEEKGMVFSGTSPNGELVEIVELKNHRWFVAVQFHPELKSRVQKVHPLFDGFVHAAKEFAQGKRQLSLEVEMPRLSSTEIENAG from the coding sequence ATGGCGCGCCCGAAGAATGTAAAGCATATTTTTGTCACCGGTGGAGTGATCTCCTCTCTTGGAAAGGGCATCCTCTCTGCCTCGCTTGGCCTTTTGCTCAAGTCCCGCGGATTGCGTGTGGCGATCCAGAAATACGATCCCTACATCAACGTCGATCCCGGTACGATGTCGCCCTATCAGCATGGCGAGGTCTACGTGACCGACGACGGCGCGGAGACTGACCTCGATCTTGGCCACTACGAGCGTTTCCTCGACGAACCGACCTCGCAGGCGAGCAACCTGACGATGGGGCGCGTTTACAAGTCGGTCATCGACAAGGAGCGGCGTGGCGAGTATCTCGGCGGCACGGTGCAGGTCGTGCCTCACGTGATCGACGAGATCAAGGAGAAAATGGGCGACCTGGCCAAGAACGGTAGCTTCGATGTGCTGATCACCGAAATTGGCGGCACCATCGGCGATATCGAGTCGCTTCCGTTTCTCGAGGCGATGCGCCAGCTCAAGCTCGAACTTGGCGAGCACAATCTGCTCAATATCCACCTTACCTTCGTGCCGTACATCAAAGCGGCCAGCGAGCTGAAGACCAAGCCTACGCAGCACAGTGTCAAGATGCTGCTCGAAACCGGCATCCAGCCCGACATTCTGGTTTGCCGGAGCGAGAAACCGCTGTCGAGGGAGATCAAGAACAAGGTCGGTCACTTCTGCAACGTGCACGATCTGGACGTTATCGGCCTCAACGACTGCGATACGATCTACGAAGTGCCGCTCATGCTGCTCAAGGAGCAGCTCGATCTGCGCGTCATGAAAAAGCTGGGTCTGAAGAAGTTCCGCGAACCCAATATGGAGTACTGGAAGAACTTCTGCGAAAAGGTGAAGCATCCGAAAGATGGCGAGATCACTATCGGCATCTGCGGCAAATACACCGAGTACCCTGATGCCTACAAGTCGATTATCGAATCGTTCGTGCACGCCGGGGCGAGCAATGATGTAAGGGTGTCTGTCAAGATGCTCAGGGCCGAAGACGCGGAAGATCCGAAGTTCGATATTTCGAGCGCCTTTAAGGGGATTAGCGGCCTGCTTGTTGCGCCCGGTTTTGGCGACCGTGGCATCGAGGGCAAAGTGCGTTTCGTTCAATATGCGCGTGAGAACAACATTCCGTTCTTCGGTATCTGCCTCGGAATGCAGTGCGCCACCATCGAATTCGCTCGCAACATCTGTGACCTGCCTGACGCCAACTCGACCGAGTTCAACAAGCGTGCACGTTTTCCGGTCATCGACCTCATGGAGCACCAGAAAAAGGTCAAAGAGAAGGGTGGGACGATGCGTCTCGGCAGCTATCCTTGTATTTTGAAGGAGGGCTCGAAAGCTCATGAGGTTTATGGCAAATTTCTCATCAACGAGCGTCACCGCCACCGCTACGAATTCAACAACCAGTTCCGCAAGCTTTTCGAAGAGAAAGGGATGGTTTTTTCAGGAACATCACCGAACGGTGAGCTGGTAGAGATCGTTGAGCTGAAGAATCATCGCTGGTTCGTAGCCGTGCAGTTCCACCCCGAGCTGAAATCGCGGGTGCAGAAGGTTCATCCGCTTTTTGACGGCTTCGTTCATGCTGCCAAGGAGTTTGCGCAAGGCAAGCGTCAGCTCTCTCTTGAGGTTGAAATGCCGAGGCTCAGCTCCACGGAGATAGAGAACGCTGGCTGA
- a CDS encoding segregation and condensation protein A produces the protein MFRISLEEFEGPLDLLLFFIKRDELDIYNIPVSKITGDFIAYIHAMRRLNLEVAAEFIYMASMLMSIKARMLLPRAEPEAGDDGEFDPRTELVQRLLEYKRIKEGASELELMALDREKMFPRGYFEELEPAVIDEMDAPVNRPTLYHLMLAYQSVLDNMPKVRTQNVTDAPVTVEEQSALIMARLGERVQVSFTSLFKEFREAIVIVVTFLAVLELCRNRKISVIVKEGVNDFWISQRDHAE, from the coding sequence ATGTTTCGCATCAGTCTTGAAGAATTCGAAGGCCCTCTTGACCTTCTGCTGTTTTTCATCAAGCGTGACGAGCTTGATATCTACAATATTCCGGTTTCCAAAATTACCGGCGATTTTATCGCCTACATCCACGCCATGCGTCGGCTGAATCTGGAGGTCGCCGCCGAATTCATCTACATGGCCTCGATGCTTATGAGCATCAAGGCGCGAATGCTGCTTCCCCGTGCGGAACCCGAGGCGGGCGACGACGGGGAGTTCGATCCGAGAACCGAGCTGGTGCAGCGCCTGCTCGAATATAAAAGAATCAAGGAGGGCGCCTCAGAACTGGAGCTGATGGCGCTCGACCGGGAGAAGATGTTCCCGCGCGGCTACTTCGAGGAGCTGGAGCCTGCGGTGATCGACGAGATGGACGCGCCGGTCAACCGTCCGACTCTCTATCATCTCATGCTGGCATACCAGTCGGTGCTCGACAACATGCCGAAGGTACGGACGCAGAATGTGACCGACGCGCCGGTGACGGTCGAAGAGCAGAGCGCCCTGATCATGGCGCGCCTCGGCGAGCGGGTGCAGGTATCGTTCACCTCCCTGTTCAAGGAATTCCGGGAAGCGATCGTGATTGTCGTGACCTTTCTGGCCGTGCTCGAACTGTGCCGCAACAGGAAGATCTCCGTCATCGTCAAGGAGGGGGTCAACGATTTCTGGATTTCACAGAGAGACCATGCCGAATAA
- the tsaB gene encoding tRNA (adenosine(37)-N6)-threonylcarbamoyltransferase complex dimerization subunit type 1 TsaB — MKILAIECTHGFASAALSNGEHVVERRLAEWQKTAESLVPLVMQVMDEAGLTVSELDGVAVSSGPGSFTALRIGLSVAKGIAFGAGLPLVPVPTLLAMAEAAMEHTGETHIVPVIPSRAGEYFYSIFTREDRALLEIESVRCLVSELSGRIASLPGSLAIVSRSVEILAEEAPSLAPHLVDASFFSAATLLSHARKSLAEGSAGTAAGTLPDYRQSFVLAQRRD; from the coding sequence ATGAAGATTCTTGCCATCGAGTGTACTCACGGTTTCGCCAGCGCGGCGCTCAGCAACGGCGAGCATGTGGTCGAGCGCCGACTTGCGGAGTGGCAGAAAACCGCCGAGTCGCTGGTGCCGCTTGTCATGCAGGTCATGGATGAGGCGGGATTGACGGTGTCTGAACTCGATGGCGTTGCGGTATCCTCCGGTCCCGGCTCTTTCACCGCGCTGCGCATTGGTCTCTCCGTGGCCAAAGGGATTGCCTTTGGCGCAGGCCTGCCGCTCGTGCCGGTGCCGACCTTGCTTGCAATGGCCGAAGCCGCCATGGAGCACACCGGGGAAACGCATATTGTCCCGGTTATTCCGTCGAGGGCCGGTGAGTATTTCTATTCGATTTTCACGCGGGAGGATCGTGCACTTTTGGAGATCGAAAGCGTGCGTTGCCTCGTCTCCGAACTCTCCGGACGGATTGCTTCCTTGCCCGGCAGCCTTGCCATTGTCAGCCGCTCGGTTGAAATTCTTGCCGAAGAGGCGCCTTCGCTCGCGCCTCACCTTGTCGATGCTTCCTTTTTCAGTGCGGCAACCCTTCTGTCCCATGCCCGCAAGTCGCTCGCGGAAGGCTCCGCGGGAACGGCCGCCGGGACGCTTCCTGATTATCGGCAGTCGTTTGTTCTTGCGCAGCGGCGCGACTGA
- the gyrA gene encoding DNA gyrase subunit A codes for MQREKILPISIEEEMRDSYLDYSMSVIVSRALPDVRDGLKPVHRRVLYGMHELGLQAGKPHKKSARIVGEVLGKYHPHGDSAVYDSLVRMVQDFSLRYPLIDGQGNFGSVDGDSPAAMRYTEVRMKAIAGEMLKDLDKETVDFSLNFDDSLEEPTVLPAAIPNLLVNGASGIAVGMATNIPPHNMREVVSGLVALIENPDIEIGDLMKHVTAPDFPTGGIIYGYEGVRQAYLTGRGKVVIRARALVEVTQKNGRESIIVTELPYQVNKVRLIEKIVELVHDKKVEGIADIRDESDREGMRLVIELKRDAVAKVVLNNLYKHTPMQDTFGVIMLALVDGVPRVLNLKEMMQYYIRHRNEIVLRRTQYDLNAAEKRAHILEGLKICLDNLDEVISTIRQSPDTPTAQSRLIERFGLSEVQAKAILEMRLQRLTGMERQKIDDEYRETLALIEELKSILESPAKQMEIIKTELLKVSEVYGDERRTELRPQEGDFSIEDMIAQEDVVITITHDGFIKRFPVSGYRRQHRGGRGVAGAQAKNEDFIEHMFIASTHNYILFFTTAGRCYWLKVYEIPEAGRAARGRSLANIMELPPGEKIRTYINIRNFDDSHFIIMATANGIVKKTDLAQYSNPRRTGINAIRIEEGDELIEARLTDGDHQIILAKSSGYAVRFPESEVRAQGRDTVGVKGITLDDDERCISMVTAKRNDTSLLAVTDNGYGKRSKVEDYRMTKRGARGVITIKAHEKIGNLVGLLDVNDEDDLIIITTNGIVIRQHVSDIRVLGRNTSGVRLIKLDPGDRISATARVPKSDDDSATEPFGDEGQLDLDF; via the coding sequence ATGCAGCGTGAGAAGATATTGCCGATCAGTATTGAAGAGGAAATGCGGGATTCTTATCTCGACTATTCAATGTCGGTTATCGTCAGTCGAGCGCTTCCCGATGTCCGGGACGGCCTGAAGCCGGTACATCGCCGCGTGCTTTACGGCATGCACGAGCTGGGTCTGCAGGCGGGCAAGCCGCACAAGAAGTCGGCTCGTATCGTCGGTGAAGTGCTCGGTAAGTACCACCCGCATGGCGACTCCGCTGTTTACGACAGTCTTGTGCGCATGGTGCAGGATTTTTCGCTGCGCTATCCGCTGATCGACGGCCAGGGCAACTTCGGCTCGGTCGATGGCGACTCTCCTGCGGCCATGCGTTACACCGAGGTGCGCATGAAGGCTATCGCTGGCGAGATGCTCAAGGATCTCGACAAGGAGACGGTTGACTTCTCCCTCAACTTCGACGATTCGCTCGAAGAGCCAACGGTGCTTCCGGCGGCGATTCCGAACCTGCTGGTCAATGGCGCTTCGGGTATCGCGGTCGGCATGGCGACCAACATCCCGCCGCACAACATGCGCGAGGTGGTGAGCGGTCTCGTCGCGCTCATCGAGAATCCCGATATCGAGATTGGCGACCTGATGAAGCACGTCACTGCGCCAGACTTTCCCACCGGCGGTATCATCTATGGTTACGAAGGCGTCCGTCAGGCCTATCTGACCGGTCGTGGCAAGGTGGTGATCCGGGCGCGGGCGCTGGTTGAGGTGACGCAGAAAAACGGCCGCGAGTCGATCATCGTCACCGAGCTTCCATACCAGGTCAACAAGGTGCGACTGATCGAAAAGATCGTCGAGCTGGTGCACGACAAGAAGGTCGAGGGCATTGCCGATATCCGTGACGAATCCGACCGCGAAGGTATGCGCCTCGTGATTGAGCTGAAGCGTGACGCGGTGGCCAAGGTGGTGCTGAACAATCTCTACAAGCACACCCCGATGCAGGACACTTTCGGGGTGATTATGCTGGCGCTCGTCGATGGTGTGCCACGTGTTTTGAACCTCAAGGAGATGATGCAGTACTACATCCGGCACCGCAACGAGATTGTACTGCGTCGCACACAGTATGACCTCAACGCTGCCGAGAAGCGCGCGCACATCCTTGAAGGTCTCAAAATCTGCCTCGACAATCTCGACGAGGTGATCTCGACCATCCGTCAGTCACCCGATACTCCGACTGCCCAGAGCCGTCTGATCGAGCGTTTCGGTTTGTCCGAAGTGCAAGCCAAGGCGATTCTCGAAATGCGCTTGCAGCGCCTGACCGGCATGGAGCGCCAGAAGATCGACGACGAGTACCGCGAAACCCTCGCGCTCATCGAAGAGCTGAAATCGATTCTCGAAAGTCCGGCCAAGCAGATGGAGATTATCAAAACCGAGCTGCTCAAGGTCAGCGAAGTCTATGGCGACGAGCGCCGCACCGAGCTTCGTCCGCAGGAGGGCGACTTCTCGATCGAGGATATGATCGCCCAGGAGGATGTGGTCATCACCATTACCCACGACGGCTTCATCAAGCGCTTCCCGGTTTCCGGCTATCGCCGCCAGCACCGCGGCGGAAGAGGCGTGGCCGGAGCGCAGGCGAAGAACGAGGATTTCATCGAACACATGTTCATCGCCTCCACGCATAACTATATCCTCTTCTTCACCACCGCCGGACGTTGTTACTGGCTCAAGGTGTACGAAATTCCGGAGGCCGGGCGGGCCGCCCGAGGTCGCTCGCTGGCGAACATCATGGAGCTGCCTCCCGGCGAGAAGATCAGAACCTATATCAATATCCGGAACTTTGACGATTCCCATTTCATCATTATGGCCACGGCCAACGGCATCGTCAAAAAAACCGATCTTGCACAGTACTCCAATCCTCGGCGGACTGGCATCAATGCCATCCGCATCGAGGAGGGCGACGAGCTGATCGAGGCGCGTCTCACCGATGGCGATCACCAGATCATTCTGGCCAAGAGCTCCGGTTACGCTGTCCGTTTTCCTGAATCGGAGGTTCGCGCACAGGGCCGCGACACGGTTGGCGTCAAGGGAATCACGCTCGACGACGACGAGCGTTGTATCTCGATGGTCACCGCCAAGCGCAACGACACCTCCCTGCTCGCTGTCACCGACAACGGCTACGGCAAACGCAGCAAGGTTGAGGATTACCGCATGACCAAACGTGGCGCGCGTGGCGTGATCACCATCAAGGCGCACGAGAAGATTGGCAATCTGGTTGGCCTGCTCGATGTCAACGACGAGGACGACCTGATCATCATCACGACGAACGGCATCGTCATCCGCCAGCACGTTTCGGACATCAGGGTGCTTGGGCGGAACACCTCGGGGGTGCGGCTCATCAAGCTCGACCCCGGCGACCGGATTTCAGCCACGGCACGGGTTCCCAAGAGTGACGACGACTCGGCGACCGAGCCGTTTGGCGATGAGGGGCAGCTCGACCTGGATTTCTGA